A window of the Desulforapulum autotrophicum HRM2 genome harbors these coding sequences:
- a CDS encoding RNA polymerase sigma factor → MKDNDLLQRFQRGDADAFTQLVDQYKHRVTNICYRFLSDREDARDVTQDVFMAVYKSLGSFRQEAKLSTWVYRIAVTRSLNFVKKRKRKARFEQVRDMLTFKEEAGLESASVTTPEKELEQQEEFQVLQQALDSLPKNQKIAFTLSQYDGVKYAEIAAIMDTTISSVESLIFRARKNLQKKLFHYYGAHK, encoded by the coding sequence ATGAAAGACAACGACTTACTGCAACGTTTTCAACGTGGAGATGCCGACGCCTTTACACAATTGGTCGATCAGTATAAGCACAGGGTTACAAATATCTGTTATCGCTTTCTGAGCGATCGAGAGGACGCACGGGACGTCACCCAAGACGTTTTCATGGCAGTCTATAAGTCTCTAGGGTCTTTTCGACAAGAGGCAAAATTATCTACCTGGGTATATCGAATCGCAGTAACACGATCGTTAAATTTTGTGAAAAAAAGAAAGCGTAAAGCCCGTTTCGAGCAGGTTCGTGACATGTTGACCTTTAAGGAGGAAGCGGGGCTCGAAAGCGCATCTGTGACAACTCCAGAAAAGGAACTTGAACAACAAGAAGAGTTTCAGGTACTACAACAGGCACTTGACTCGCTGCCGAAAAATCAAAAGATCGCCTTTACTCTTAGTCAATACGATGGGGTAAAGTATGCCGAAATTGCCGCCATAATGGATACGACGATTTCATCTGTGGAATCGTTAATTTTTCGGGCGCGGAAAAACCTGCAGAAAAAACTTTTCCATTACTATGGAGCGCATAAATAA
- a CDS encoding Spy/CpxP family protein refolding chaperone encodes MIIVNVAGLGIMGWQFFGPSPGAEPAHRFLQEELNLTDIQAQKVDDLRRRYQGKMKIVEDDIADLKKAIMEAAFLSPIDMERVKHLGEVIGDKHTELEYLRFQNVLALKDLFKPEQVEKFQALIRDVFNPRHPPRPDERQDQKLMPKS; translated from the coding sequence TTGATCATCGTTAATGTGGCAGGGCTTGGAATAATGGGCTGGCAGTTCTTCGGGCCCTCTCCCGGTGCTGAACCGGCGCATCGCTTTTTGCAGGAAGAGTTGAACCTTACGGACATTCAGGCCCAGAAAGTTGATGATTTGCGCAGACGCTATCAAGGCAAGATGAAAATTGTAGAGGATGACATCGCTGACTTGAAAAAAGCAATTATGGAAGCTGCTTTCCTCTCACCCATTGATATGGAGAGAGTAAAGCATCTGGGGGAAGTGATCGGGGATAAACACACAGAGCTGGAATATCTTCGTTTTCAGAACGTTCTGGCCCTGAAGGACCTTTTTAAACCCGAGCAGGTTGAAAAATTTCAGGCGCTCATCCGAGACGTTTTCAATCCTCGCCACCCGCCTCGGCCAGATGAACGACAGGATCAAAAGCTGATGCCCAAAAGCTAG
- a CDS encoding TolC family protein — protein sequence MDKQDKSQTMYFRICSVIFIIFIVLALPCQGNCEDQAGPVLALKQAVRIALKNNPGLAQQVNTVETSEISVFQQRADFYPDVNAAVAGQNSAQEDWFLSTELTSTLNLFNGFADSAGLKNAELELNAVQENLTREQQSLVFETFSKFVQVLTSQALIQVKEDNLEENRKLLEQIETFQQAGRLALSDLYQQQAETKQAQLELIEAQQSLNDNKLLLMQTMGMNPMIDYRAAGLDFDSWSMVLTDEDIERLSVAALNERADIKAQQYQIEAAGQQILQARAGQLPKLDLFAKLSSGYNSLGDETFSEQLKDDSLDATVGISLTIPIFDRHLARNEIAMAGIEQRNEQLTLKQKKLQAGLEIEQAIQEYRTTQQQVEVVQSKLIFARQSLQSYEERYRVGASTLVELIQARTGYVTAAFDQIEVKYNLITQEVALAYYLGNMKPLFAAFELEKS from the coding sequence ATGGATAAGCAAGATAAGTCACAAACTATGTATTTTCGAATCTGCTCGGTAATTTTTATCATTTTCATTGTTTTGGCGTTGCCATGCCAGGGGAACTGCGAGGATCAAGCTGGGCCGGTTCTTGCTCTTAAACAGGCGGTGCGCATCGCATTGAAGAACAACCCCGGCTTAGCTCAGCAAGTGAATACGGTAGAAACCAGCGAAATTTCTGTTTTTCAACAACGGGCAGATTTTTATCCAGACGTGAATGCCGCGGTAGCTGGACAAAATTCTGCTCAAGAGGATTGGTTTCTCTCTACGGAATTGACCTCAACGCTGAATCTGTTCAACGGGTTTGCTGACAGTGCCGGGTTGAAAAACGCTGAACTTGAGTTGAATGCTGTGCAGGAAAACTTGACCCGTGAGCAACAGTCGTTGGTCTTTGAGACCTTTTCCAAATTCGTGCAGGTTCTCACCAGTCAGGCTTTGATCCAGGTTAAAGAGGACAATTTGGAGGAGAACCGTAAACTACTGGAGCAGATTGAAACCTTTCAACAGGCCGGGCGGCTGGCTTTAAGCGACCTCTATCAACAACAGGCGGAAACCAAGCAGGCCCAGCTGGAGCTGATTGAGGCACAGCAGAGCCTCAACGATAATAAGTTATTGCTGATGCAGACCATGGGAATGAATCCGATGATCGATTATCGGGCCGCTGGCCTCGATTTTGACAGTTGGTCAATGGTGCTGACGGATGAAGACATTGAAAGGCTGAGTGTCGCGGCATTGAACGAACGGGCTGATATCAAAGCCCAACAATACCAGATTGAAGCCGCTGGTCAGCAGATTCTTCAAGCCAGGGCCGGCCAACTGCCAAAGCTTGATCTCTTTGCCAAATTGAGTTCCGGTTACAACAGTTTGGGTGATGAAACATTCTCAGAGCAACTAAAGGATGACAGTCTCGATGCAACCGTTGGTATTTCATTGACTATTCCCATCTTCGACCGTCATCTGGCCCGCAATGAAATTGCCATGGCGGGCATAGAGCAGCGCAATGAACAGTTAACGCTCAAGCAAAAAAAGCTGCAAGCCGGCCTCGAAATAGAACAGGCAATCCAAGAGTATCGAACCACGCAGCAACAGGTCGAGGTTGTCCAAAGCAAACTGATCTTTGCTCGCCAATCGCTTCAATCCTATGAAGAGCGTTACCGAGTGGGCGCTTCAACCCTGGTGGAGCTCATCCAGGCACGAACTGGATACGTTACCGCGGCGTTTGACCAGATAGAGGTCAAATACAACTTGATTACCCAAGAGGTTGCTCTTGCCTACTATCTTGGAAACATGAAACCGCTGTTCGCTGCTTTTGAATTGGAGAAAAGTTAG
- a CDS encoding efflux RND transporter periplasmic adaptor subunit, whose translation MIAKRKTSRTIKSVIVLIGVLSLTILVWWAWMHQESSRTKPSFKFAQVNRGKLEVLVTSTGTLAAVETVEIGTQVSGTIEQLLVDYNDQVKKGQVLARLDQSSFTASVNKAKADVLKAQAELKQAEDEFRRNAPLFDKGYISEQEFLPITTAVDTTKASLQSAEASLEQAQIDLEHTVIRSPIDGTVIDRSVDAGQTVAASLSTPTLFLIAEDLSRMQIETQVDETDIGQIRQGQSVRFTVQSYFDQNFIGSVRQIRLQPETVDNVVTYTVIVDATNESGRLMPGMTATVDFVVYQSENALLVPVAALNFTPDPNRDSNDGSQVFSRQADGHLQPIQISAGESDGLLTEITEGELAAGMQVAIGMKQEGEDAEEKGFSLFNFMNQGQRGPSGGGGGPEQGSGGGPRP comes from the coding sequence ATGATTGCAAAACGAAAAACCTCAAGAACTATCAAATCCGTTATCGTGTTAATCGGGGTTTTATCCCTGACGATTCTTGTCTGGTGGGCCTGGATGCACCAGGAGTCATCAAGGACAAAACCATCATTCAAGTTTGCACAGGTAAATAGGGGAAAGCTTGAGGTCCTCGTAACCAGCACTGGTACCCTGGCTGCCGTGGAAACGGTGGAAATAGGCACTCAGGTTTCGGGGACAATTGAGCAACTGCTGGTCGATTATAATGACCAGGTCAAAAAAGGTCAGGTGCTGGCAAGACTGGATCAATCATCGTTCACCGCCTCGGTCAATAAAGCCAAGGCAGACGTACTCAAAGCCCAGGCAGAATTAAAACAAGCAGAGGACGAGTTCCGTCGGAACGCTCCGCTCTTTGATAAGGGCTACATCTCAGAACAGGAATTTCTTCCCATAACAACGGCAGTCGATACGACAAAAGCCTCCCTGCAATCAGCCGAGGCCAGCCTGGAGCAGGCCCAGATCGATTTAGAGCATACGGTGATTCGTTCACCCATCGACGGCACGGTTATTGATCGTAGTGTTGATGCCGGGCAAACGGTTGCGGCCAGCCTGAGCACCCCGACCCTGTTTTTGATCGCTGAGGATTTGTCACGCATGCAGATCGAGACCCAGGTCGATGAAACCGATATCGGTCAGATCCGCCAGGGGCAATCGGTACGGTTCACGGTACAAAGCTATTTTGACCAAAACTTCATCGGCAGTGTACGCCAAATCAGGTTGCAGCCGGAAACAGTGGACAACGTCGTGACCTACACGGTGATCGTCGATGCAACCAACGAATCAGGGCGGTTGATGCCGGGTATGACGGCAACCGTCGACTTTGTTGTTTACCAGTCTGAAAACGCCCTGCTGGTTCCGGTCGCCGCGCTCAATTTCACACCCGATCCAAATCGCGATAGTAACGACGGCAGCCAGGTTTTCAGCCGGCAGGCCGATGGCCACTTGCAGCCGATCCAGATCTCTGCGGGAGAGAGCGACGGACTGTTGACCGAGATCACCGAAGGCGAACTGGCTGCCGGAATGCAGGTTGCCATTGGCATGAAACAGGAGGGAGAAGATGCTGAAGAAAAGGGATTCTCTCTGTTCAATTTTATGAACCAGGGGCAGAGAGGACCGTCGGGTGGCGGAGGTGGCCCGGAGCAGGGATCTGGTGGAGGGCCGCGACCATGA
- a CDS encoding ABC transporter ATP-binding protein, with the protein MSDAQINLSHICKVFSLGEVEVRALDDLSLEIGRGEFVAIMGSSGSGKSTMMNILGCLDTPTSGNYRFDGMSVETLNRKQLADLRNTKIGFVFQGFNLLPRTTALENVELPLLYDRHRSVADPQARSIQALQRVGLGERLDHEPNQLSGGQQQRVAIARALVTDPPIILADEPTGNLDSRTTLEILALFQKLNRDGLTLVVVTHEAEVAKYAGRLIELRDGVLLCDEINPQPRNAQTDLVELHGEVSDAVA; encoded by the coding sequence ATGAGTGACGCACAGATCAATCTCAGTCACATTTGCAAGGTTTTTTCCTTGGGGGAGGTTGAGGTCAGGGCACTGGATGACCTCTCGCTGGAGATCGGCCGGGGCGAATTTGTCGCCATCATGGGCAGCTCGGGCAGCGGTAAATCGACGATGATGAATATCCTTGGTTGTCTCGACACTCCGACCAGTGGCAACTATCGCTTTGATGGCATGTCGGTCGAGACCCTGAATCGGAAGCAGCTGGCCGACCTGCGCAATACCAAGATCGGTTTTGTTTTTCAGGGCTTTAACCTGCTGCCACGCACCACGGCCCTGGAGAATGTCGAACTGCCGTTGCTCTACGATCGTCACCGTTCGGTCGCCGATCCTCAAGCGCGCTCCATCCAAGCGTTGCAGCGTGTCGGTCTGGGTGAGCGCCTCGACCATGAGCCGAACCAGCTTTCCGGCGGGCAGCAGCAGCGCGTCGCTATTGCCCGTGCGCTGGTCACTGACCCGCCGATTATCCTTGCCGATGAACCGACCGGTAATCTTGACAGTCGCACGACCCTGGAAATTCTGGCCCTGTTTCAAAAGCTGAATCGCGACGGTTTGACGCTGGTGGTGGTCACCCATGAAGCAGAGGTCGCCAAATATGCCGGGCGTCTGATCGAACTGCGTGACGGTGTGCTGTTGTGCGATGAAATCAACCCTCAGCCACGCAATGCTCAGACCGACCTGGTAGAGCTGCATGGGGAGGTGTCTGATGCGGTGGCATAA
- a CDS encoding ABC transporter permease, with the protein MRWHKLILVALKSIARNKMRSLLTMLGIIIGVASVITMVALGEGSQADIEGEVASLGTNLLMVRPGSVDSGGVSGGAGSRPSLTMDDVVRLEKYATRLRWVSAEVRATGQVIAGSNNWSTTITGVAPNYLSIRNYEMENGSFFTVRDSKTRAKVAVLGKTVADELFPDQNPVGARLRIRNVPFKVIGVMAEKGQSSMGNDQDDIIFAPDNTVLYRLSNGKTIHDISASAISSEAMDAAKEELTTLLRSEHRLAADAEDDFIIRDQTEIVEIATRVTGTLTLLLSSIAGVSLLVGGIGIMNIMLVSVTERTREIGIRLAIGARPLDVLAQFLIEAAILSLLGGLIGILSGLSAAWGVGKLLGVSAVVNPTVILITVLFTGAVGVFFGFYPARKAANLNPIDALRYE; encoded by the coding sequence ATGCGGTGGCATAAGTTGATCCTGGTCGCACTGAAGAGCATTGCCCGCAATAAAATGCGCAGCTTGCTGACCATGCTCGGCATTATCATTGGCGTCGCCTCGGTGATTACCATGGTCGCCCTGGGCGAGGGGTCCCAGGCAGATATCGAAGGGGAAGTCGCCTCCTTGGGAACCAACCTGCTGATGGTCCGACCGGGTAGCGTGGACTCAGGTGGCGTGAGTGGTGGCGCCGGATCGCGGCCGAGCCTGACAATGGATGATGTCGTCCGGTTGGAGAAATATGCGACTCGGCTGCGCTGGGTCTCCGCAGAAGTTCGCGCCACCGGGCAGGTGATCGCCGGAAGCAACAACTGGAGCACGACGATCACCGGTGTTGCCCCCAACTACCTGTCGATCCGTAATTATGAGATGGAAAACGGGTCCTTCTTCACCGTTCGGGATAGTAAAACACGGGCCAAGGTCGCGGTACTAGGTAAGACAGTTGCCGATGAACTGTTCCCAGACCAGAACCCCGTCGGGGCGCGTCTACGCATCCGCAATGTGCCCTTTAAAGTGATCGGCGTGATGGCCGAAAAGGGGCAATCGTCCATGGGCAACGATCAGGACGATATCATCTTCGCTCCCGACAACACTGTGCTATATCGCCTGAGTAACGGCAAGACGATTCACGATATATCGGCAAGCGCCATCAGCTCCGAAGCCATGGACGCGGCCAAGGAGGAGCTGACAACCCTGCTGCGTTCTGAGCACCGACTCGCCGCCGATGCTGAGGATGATTTCATTATCCGTGACCAGACCGAAATTGTCGAAATAGCCACCCGCGTAACTGGCACCCTGACCCTGCTGCTCAGCTCCATCGCTGGAGTTTCCTTGCTTGTGGGAGGGATCGGTATCATGAATATCATGCTGGTCTCCGTCACCGAGCGCACCCGGGAGATTGGCATTCGTCTCGCCATTGGCGCCCGACCCCTTGATGTTTTGGCTCAATTTCTTATCGAAGCCGCCATCCTCAGCCTGCTTGGAGGCTTGATCGGTATTTTATCCGGCTTAAGTGCAGCTTGGGGTGTTGGCAAATTGCTGGGGGTTAGCGCGGTGGTAAACCCCACAGTTATTCTGATAACCGTTCTTTTTACCGGAGCCGTTGGGGTGTTTTTTGGTTTTTATCCGGCGCGTAAAGCCGCCAATCTAAATCCCATCGATGCCTTACGCTATGAATGA
- a CDS encoding DUF4338 domain-containing protein gives MKPVKQQTFCGRTFTGEEISLIQEIVDTCDGISRTELAHTVCELLEWKRPSDRLKARECTEFLESLESKGILDLPEKQKKGQNNSQKIVPEIPSLQPFSTLSGSVEEFTPLEVQRVQNRDQRDLFKELMGRYHYLGYAMPFGARLQYLVYVNRPRREVVGCIQFSSPAWRMRARDEWIGWTEARRKVALQQVVNNSRFLVLARIQNLASMILSCTLRELKVDWERQYGLQPMLVETLVDQERFHGGCYRASNWTELGKTSGRGRMDRANKCHGAHVKTILVYPLVKNAAHQLRGGKG, from the coding sequence ATGAAACCAGTCAAGCAGCAAACCTTTTGTGGTCGAACGTTCACCGGTGAAGAGATCTCGTTGATTCAGGAAATCGTTGACACCTGTGATGGAATCAGCCGAACGGAGTTGGCACATACCGTATGCGAACTGCTGGAATGGAAAAGGCCCAGCGATCGGCTGAAAGCCCGGGAATGTACCGAGTTTCTGGAATCGCTGGAATCCAAAGGCATACTGGATCTTCCAGAGAAACAAAAAAAAGGTCAAAACAATTCCCAGAAGATTGTTCCTGAAATCCCATCTCTGCAACCCTTCAGCACCCTCAGTGGCAGCGTGGAAGAATTCACACCCCTTGAAGTACAGCGGGTTCAAAATCGAGACCAGAGGGATCTGTTCAAGGAACTCATGGGGCGCTATCACTATCTGGGATATGCCATGCCCTTTGGCGCAAGATTACAATACCTGGTTTATGTAAACCGGCCCCGTCGAGAGGTGGTGGGTTGTATTCAGTTTTCAAGCCCTGCCTGGCGCATGCGTGCCCGGGATGAATGGATCGGATGGACAGAGGCAAGGCGTAAAGTTGCCTTACAGCAGGTGGTGAACAACAGCCGTTTTCTGGTGCTGGCACGAATCCAGAATTTAGCAAGCATGATTCTTTCGTGTACCCTTCGGGAGCTTAAGGTCGATTGGGAGCGGCAATATGGTCTTCAACCGATGCTGGTGGAGACTTTGGTGGACCAGGAACGTTTTCACGGTGGGTGTTATCGGGCATCCAACTGGACGGAATTGGGAAAAACCTCGGGTCGAGGACGCATGGACAGGGCCAACAAGTGCCATGGTGCCCATGTGAAAACAATATTGGTGTATCCCCTGGTAAAAAATGCAGCTCACCAGCTCAGGGGAGGCAAAGGATGA
- a CDS encoding YrbL family protein produces the protein MRLVSNPGEIIQIDTDPIGVGVERVCYVHPYDSNNIIKISRKKTLQTTREIKYYTKLIKRKNVSFDHLPNFYGTVKTNLGDGFVVELIRDYDGEISKSLNWQLKNGLPLTALPDYLDELKNYFLNNLIIFNYDMRANNLLFQKTSENNARLVLIDGLGDVVYIKWLNMFPSHVREKIHRRFERFTRKLYSAFS, from the coding sequence ATGAGATTAGTTTCTAACCCCGGAGAAATAATTCAAATCGATACCGACCCAATCGGAGTAGGCGTCGAGCGAGTCTGTTATGTGCACCCCTACGACTCAAACAACATCATTAAAATCTCCAGAAAAAAAACGCTTCAAACAACCCGAGAGATCAAATATTACACAAAACTGATCAAACGGAAAAATGTTTCATTTGATCATTTGCCAAATTTTTATGGCACGGTCAAAACCAACCTGGGAGATGGTTTTGTAGTGGAACTGATCCGAGACTATGACGGCGAAATTTCAAAGTCATTAAATTGGCAATTAAAAAATGGTTTGCCTTTGACTGCCCTGCCTGACTATCTCGATGAATTGAAAAATTATTTTCTCAACAATCTGATTATATTCAATTATGATATGAGAGCGAATAATTTATTGTTTCAGAAAACATCAGAAAACAACGCCAGGCTGGTCCTGATTGACGGATTGGGCGATGTTGTATACATAAAATGGCTAAATATGTTCCCGTCTCATGTGAGGGAAAAAATACATAGGCGATTTGAACGGTTTACCCGAAAATTGTATTCCGCGTTCTCGTAA
- a CDS encoding ATP-grasp domain-containing protein: MKIVFLYEHPTWSNTLIETFRSNGIDLELINVADLSFHTAKGRPDFDFAVNRINMMPSSGRNSSIVFHTLHYLSWLESMGVIIVNGSQAHFAGASKALQNGLFTKLALHCPQAVAVYQAQDVLKAAKTIGFPLIIKPNIGGSGNGITRYNSYHELETAVKSNKVDLGIDGTGLVQEYIHSDGYVYRVEILGERLFYSIKQKMMAHTFNYCAADGCSVSQTPENNDSSFEYCALNQGNRIQPFEADEKIVAQVISIIHNAGADLGGVEYLMDTKTGKPCFYDFNPYSNFVSNGQALLGFSPEQRFVDYIKDIYSRRISN; encoded by the coding sequence ATGAAAATTGTTTTTCTATATGAACATCCTACCTGGTCTAATACCTTGATTGAAACATTTCGATCCAATGGTATTGATTTGGAATTGATCAATGTTGCAGACCTTTCTTTTCATACGGCCAAAGGGCGCCCTGATTTTGATTTCGCTGTCAATCGCATTAATATGATGCCGTCTTCTGGAAGAAATTCATCAATCGTTTTTCACACGCTTCATTACCTGAGTTGGTTGGAAAGCATGGGGGTAATTATTGTCAACGGCAGTCAGGCACACTTTGCCGGTGCCTCTAAAGCGCTTCAAAACGGACTGTTCACAAAACTGGCTCTCCATTGCCCGCAAGCTGTTGCTGTCTATCAGGCTCAAGATGTTTTAAAAGCCGCTAAAACAATAGGGTTCCCTCTTATTATCAAACCAAACATCGGTGGTTCCGGAAACGGAATTACCCGATATAACTCCTATCATGAACTGGAAACCGCTGTTAAATCCAATAAAGTCGATCTGGGTATTGATGGAACTGGCCTGGTTCAGGAATATATTCATTCCGATGGATACGTCTACCGGGTTGAAATTCTTGGTGAGCGCCTATTCTACAGCATCAAGCAAAAAATGATGGCGCACACCTTTAACTATTGTGCTGCAGACGGTTGTTCGGTGTCTCAGACGCCAGAGAATAACGATTCCTCTTTTGAATATTGTGCTCTGAACCAGGGAAACCGTATTCAGCCGTTTGAAGCCGATGAAAAAATTGTTGCACAGGTAATATCCATTATACACAACGCTGGTGCTGATCTTGGTGGTGTCGAATACCTGATGGATACCAAAACTGGCAAGCCCTGTTTTTATGATTTCAATCCCTACTCAAATTTTGTCTCTAATGGCCAGGCTTTGCTTGGTTTTTCACCGGAGCAGCGATTTGTTGACTATATAAAAGACATCTACTCCAGACGAATATCCAATTGA
- a CDS encoding cache domain-containing protein, with protein sequence MLHIEEKKISFGTTLILMFVILIVVTTSLIGYISFRNGQQAAKKLANQMQNSIQSSVENALNDFLAKPQALNQINADAIRSGLVDPRDLTSQRTHFLNQIQAFDSVTTCAFGSEIGEFTGAGRRSDGSFESGIVDKSLNNDYRVYLLNEQGELTEIVTVVPDYQPQERSWYQVAVEANGPTWSPIYVWATQSNIGISAVLPVYNNTRELLGVQLSSLSLEYIGQFLQNIRTINTGQIFILERTGLLVASSVSEPLLHEKRSGSEVLLERVSAMDSTSPLISETANYLNRQFTNIDQISSKQQMELEVEGQRYFLSVTPFADEYGLDWLIGIAISESNLMGAVEANTRATILVSLIILAGTLILGIVITRKITHPILQLNRATQEMSLGRWEKIENNTRFKEVRSLTNSFNQMAWQLSKTLETLEHRVQERTSELTSVNKQLQVEIAERKKTETDRERLITELQKALENVKTLSGFLPICSHCKKIRDDDGKWHDVADYVHDRSEAEFSHGICPECAQKYYPDFDIYSDK encoded by the coding sequence TTGTTACACATAGAAGAAAAAAAAATCAGTTTTGGGACCACGTTGATCTTAATGTTCGTTATTCTTATTGTAGTAACAACAAGCCTGATTGGCTATATCTCTTTTCGTAATGGACAGCAAGCCGCCAAAAAATTGGCTAATCAAATGCAAAATTCGATTCAATCTAGTGTTGAGAACGCCCTCAATGATTTTTTAGCCAAGCCTCAGGCCCTCAATCAAATTAATGCTGATGCAATCCGGAGTGGTCTGGTGGATCCACGAGATTTAACTAGTCAGCGAACACATTTTCTTAATCAAATTCAAGCCTTTGATTCGGTAACGACTTGTGCCTTTGGGTCGGAAATAGGTGAATTCACGGGTGCGGGACGTCGAAGCGACGGAAGCTTTGAAAGTGGCATTGTTGATAAGAGTCTGAACAACGATTATCGGGTTTACCTGTTGAATGAACAGGGAGAACTCACTGAAATTGTCACGGTTGTGCCTGATTATCAGCCACAGGAACGTAGTTGGTATCAAGTTGCAGTTGAGGCAAATGGTCCAACCTGGAGTCCCATTTATGTGTGGGCCACACAAAGCAATATTGGCATCTCAGCGGTGCTGCCGGTTTACAATAACACCAGGGAGTTGTTGGGGGTGCAACTCTCATCATTATCGTTGGAGTATATTGGACAATTTTTACAAAATATCAGGACGATAAATACCGGACAAATCTTCATCCTTGAGCGGACTGGCTTATTGGTGGCGTCATCTGTGTCAGAGCCGCTATTACATGAAAAGAGGAGCGGGTCGGAAGTTCTGTTGGAAAGGGTGTCAGCCATGGACAGTACAAGTCCTTTAATTTCTGAAACAGCGAATTATCTAAACCGTCAATTTACCAATATTGATCAGATTTCAAGTAAACAGCAGATGGAACTTGAAGTTGAGGGACAGAGATATTTTTTGAGCGTTACTCCTTTTGCTGATGAATATGGTTTAGATTGGCTCATTGGCATTGCTATTTCAGAATCAAATTTGATGGGGGCAGTAGAAGCTAATACTCGGGCCACAATATTAGTAAGCTTGATTATATTAGCAGGAACCTTGATTTTGGGGATAGTGATAACACGAAAAATAACCCATCCGATTTTGCAACTTAATCGAGCGACTCAAGAGATGAGTCTGGGCCGGTGGGAGAAAATTGAGAACAATACTCGTTTTAAAGAGGTCAGGTCACTGACAAATTCATTTAATCAAATGGCCTGGCAATTGAGCAAGACCCTTGAAACTTTGGAGCATCGAGTACAAGAACGAACCAGTGAGTTAACAAGTGTAAATAAACAGTTGCAGGTTGAAATTGCTGAACGTAAAAAGACTGAGACAGACCGAGAACGACTGATTACAGAATTGCAGAAAGCGTTGGAAAATGTAAAAACCCTAAGCGGATTTTTGCCAATTTGCAGTCATTGTAAAAAAATACGAGATGATGATGGCAAGTGGCATGATGTTGCCGATTATGTTCATGATCGTTCTGAAGCCGAATTTAGCCACGGTATCTGCCCGGAATGTGCCCAAAAATATTATCCGGACTTTGACATTTATAGCGACAAATAA